From a single Lineus longissimus chromosome 16, tnLinLong1.2, whole genome shotgun sequence genomic region:
- the LOC135500865 gene encoding rho GTPase-activating protein 23-like, with protein sequence MMSNLIYLNEKKPPDCQLAGPSRQPHNPRAILIHRRKGRFGFTLRHFVVFPPKSKGPERPLLVPPKDLHLSRRTPTKLSDHDPVDTIFVHHVKHDGPAHEAGLKDGDRILTVNGQSLAGRSYAKVIELIKTNDSTLRLLVVPRSEDILQMAYPEQTLRAMDLGGAGSEHKRARTLKGSL encoded by the exons ATGATGAGTAATCTCATTTACTTG AATGAGAAGAAACCGCCCGATTGTCAATTAGCAGGACCGTCGAGGCAACCGCATAATCCTCGTGCGATACTCATCCACAGAAGGAAGGGACGATTCGGATTCACACTGCGTCATTTCGTCGTCTTCCCTCCCAAATCAAAG GGTCCGGAGAGACCACTTCTGGTGCCGCCGAAAGACCTTCACCTCAGCAGGCGTACGCCCACGAAGCTCAGTGACCATGACCCAGTGGACACCATCTTTGTGCATCACGTGAAACACGACGGTCCAGCTCACGAGGCGGGTTTGAAGGACGGGGATCGCATCCTCACCGTCAACGGTCAGAGCCTTGCTGGTCGCAGTTATGCAAAGGTTATAGAACTCATCAAAACGAA CGATTCCACACTGAGACTGCTGGTTGTGCCGCGCAGCGAAGACATCCTTCAGATGGCCTACCCGGAGCAGACTCTACGGGCCATGGACCTTGGCGGTGCTGGATCGGAGCATAAGAGAGCCCGCActcttaaagggagtctatag